Part of the Funiculus sociatus GB2-C1 genome is shown below.
GTAAACAACACCAGCGGCATCAGTATCTTGAAAACGAATTGTGCGAGTGTAATTAAACGCCATTTATCGATTTTATTACCATGTACTAATAATATTTTCTAATTCCTCAACATCTAGACAGTCCATAGCAAATGCCTTAGAAAGCAAATTTTGAGGAATGAATTCATCATATTTTTGCAATTTTAAAGGTTCTTCAGTAGCAACTAAATCATGGGATAAAATCCTTTGATTGCCAAAAGAAAGGATTTCATCCCGAAGCTCTTGAGATTGGCTTTTACCTAACTTAACTGTTAGATAATAAGGAGCCTTACCTCCTATGCGTTTAATATCCAGCGACTCTCGGCAAAAGAAATTCAAAAACCTTTCCAAAGTGCGGTAGGTGACAGTACCCATCCAAGGGAAAATGCAGCAAGTATTACCTTCTATTGAAACTATATTATTTTTTTGCAATCCAGCACTTCCAGCTAGTTCTCGAACTGTATTCAAACGTTTTTTAGCATTATTTTTTAAATAAATATACTGAGTATCTTCAAAAAGAACCTGTCGCATCCGTTGCAGAACTTTTGTATGAATATTGCTACTGCCACCATACCAAGAAATACTAGACGGGCCCTTAACTTGTTTTACAAAAACATTTCTTGATTTTAAACAAACATCTATAACTTCCCAAGTTCTGCCTGCCAAGGCAAACAAATTACCAACAGGGGGAGCCATAACAATACTGCCAATTGCCATAGAGTCGTCCCTGACGACATACTCAATAGTGTCTGAGAATACAGCATAAAAATGAAAATTTTTGACAATTTTCTCCCCTGCCATACCAATAATTAATTCCCCCTGCCCAGTCTGCTGAATATGCTCAATTTCAATCAAGTGATGCAGTAACTGCCGGAAATCATCTTTGGATATAGCAGCAAAGGGTGGTAAGGATAAAACTTGCTGAGCAAGAGCAGCGGGTGAGAGTTCACCCATTGCCATCAAAATGCTCATTGTTTGGTGATAAAGAAGGCTTAATGGGTATTTAACAGGCTTGATTGGCTCAATCCAACGTTCTTCCAAGTAAAGTTGAATAATAGCTATAGATTGCAACAGTTGCCAGGGAATTTGTTTCGGAAGTGATTCCTCACCTGACGGCTCATCTTCCGCACAAACAAACCGCATATCTGCTGCACTACCTCGCCTTCCCGAACGTCCCAACCTCTGCAAGAAGCTAGACACAGAAAGAGGTGCTTCCAACTGAATTACCCGCTGTAATTGACCTATATCAATCCCTAATTCAAGGGTGACTGTTGCAGCAGTAACAGATGGAGCTTTTTTATCACGCATCGCGTCCTCAGCAGCTTCCCTTAAAGAGGCAGAAATACTGCCATGATGGACGTGATAAATATCTGGTAATCCTTCAGATTCGGCAATTTGTCGTAGGTTAGCGATAACCGATTCTGTATCAGAGCGATTATTAGCAAAAATTAAACACTTTCGGGATTTGGTGTTATCAAAAATATGCTTATAGTAAGGATTAATAAATGATTCATCAGCATTATCGGAAATATAAAAATGTTCCAAAGCTAAGTTAACTTTCCGTTGTCCACCATCGATATCAGGAGTAACAACTGGAGTTTCGGTTCCTGAACGAAGCCAATCTTCAGCTATGGAATAATCGCCAAGGGTCGCAGACAAACCAATCCGACGCGGCGGTTTTTTTACAAATTTTGATAGGCGTGCTAACTGGCAAAGAATTTGGCAACCGCGTTCGGAACCCATAAAGGCATGGATTTCATCAATGATGATAAAGCGCAAATCTCCGAATAGACGAACCAGTTCTTTATTTTTATTAATTAACAAGCTTTCTAAAGATTCTGGAGTAATTTGCAAAACGCCTTTAGGATCTCTTATTAGCAGTTCCTTGCGACTTGAGGAGACATCGCCGTGCCAGTGCCAGACAGGGATATCGGCTTCTTTTAATATGTCATTTAGACGCTCAAATTGGTCGTTAATTAGCGCTTTAATAGGACTGATGTAGAGTGCGCCGATAGTTGTGGATGGATTCTGATGTAGTAAGGTAAGAACTGGCAGAAAAGCAGCTTCTGTTTTTCCCGAAGCTGTTCCCGCAGCAAGCAATAGGTGAACATCTGTGTCAAAAATTACCCGACTAGCTTCTATTTGAACGTGCCTTAATTCCGTCCAATCGT
Proteins encoded:
- a CDS encoding DEAD/DEAH box helicase; protein product: MSKQPFERLAPFIQEYIYTHDWTELRHVQIEASRVIFDTDVHLLLAAGTASGKTEAAFLPVLTLLHQNPSTTIGALYISPIKALINDQFERLNDILKEADIPVWHWHGDVSSSRKELLIRDPKGVLQITPESLESLLINKNKELVRLFGDLRFIIIDEIHAFMGSERGCQILCQLARLSKFVKKPPRRIGLSATLGDYSIAEDWLRSGTETPVVTPDIDGGQRKVNLALEHFYISDNADESFINPYYKHIFDNTKSRKCLIFANNRSDTESVIANLRQIAESEGLPDIYHVHHGSISASLREAAEDAMRDKKAPSVTAATVTLELGIDIGQLQRVIQLEAPLSVSSFLQRLGRSGRRGSAADMRFVCAEDEPSGEESLPKQIPWQLLQSIAIIQLYLEERWIEPIKPVKYPLSLLYHQTMSILMAMGELSPAALAQQVLSLPPFAAISKDDFRQLLHHLIEIEHIQQTGQGELIIGMAGEKIVKNFHFYAVFSDTIEYVVRDDSMAIGSIVMAPPVGNLFALAGRTWEVIDVCLKSRNVFVKQVKGPSSISWYGGSSNIHTKVLQRMRQVLFEDTQYIYLKNNAKKRLNTVRELAGSAGLQKNNIVSIEGNTCCIFPWMGTVTYRTLERFLNFFCRESLDIKRIGGKAPYYLTVKLGKSQSQELRDEILSFGNQRILSHDLVATEEPLKLQKYDEFIPQNLLSKAFAMDCLDVEELENIISTW